Proteins from a genomic interval of Diaminobutyricimonas aerilata:
- a CDS encoding F0F1 ATP synthase subunit epsilon, giving the protein MAALKVSVVSADHEVWSGEASQIIARTTEGEIGILPGHEPLLAILGAGEVRVTVAGGGNVTANAEDGFLSVEHDTVTIVARNAALV; this is encoded by the coding sequence ATGGCCGCTCTCAAGGTCAGCGTCGTCTCGGCGGATCACGAGGTGTGGTCCGGCGAGGCGTCGCAGATCATCGCCCGGACCACCGAGGGCGAGATCGGCATCCTCCCGGGGCACGAGCCGCTGCTCGCCATCCTCGGTGCCGGTGAGGTGCGTGTCACGGTCGCGGGCGGCGGCAACGTCACCGCCAACGCCGAAGACGGGTTCCTCTCGGTCGAGCACGACACCGTGACGATCGTCGCGCGCAACGCCGCGTTGGTCTGA
- a CDS encoding DNA-3-methyladenine glycosylase I, with the protein MTDDPERCGWAGTDPEYRRYHDEEWGFPLHGDRPLFEKISLEGFQAGLSWITILRRRPAFRELFHGFEIDAVAAITPDDVDRLMTDTRIIRNRAKIEATIGNARAVQQLTAHDPGALDRLVWSFAPVAHARPATLADIPAVTAESTALSKALRAHGFRFVGPTTMYALMQSAGLVDDHVAGCWRAAEAAVGA; encoded by the coding sequence GTGACCGACGACCCCGAGCGCTGCGGATGGGCGGGCACAGATCCGGAGTACCGTCGCTACCACGACGAGGAGTGGGGCTTCCCGCTGCACGGTGATCGACCGCTCTTCGAGAAGATCAGCCTCGAGGGATTCCAGGCCGGCCTGTCCTGGATCACCATCCTCCGCCGCCGCCCGGCGTTCCGGGAGCTGTTCCACGGCTTCGAGATCGATGCCGTCGCCGCGATCACCCCCGACGACGTCGACCGACTCATGACCGACACCCGCATCATCCGCAACCGGGCCAAGATCGAGGCCACGATCGGCAACGCGCGCGCGGTGCAGCAGCTCACGGCGCACGATCCGGGAGCGCTCGACCGTCTCGTGTGGTCGTTCGCACCGGTCGCGCACGCACGGCCCGCGACGCTCGCCGACATCCCCGCGGTCACGGCCGAGTCCACCGCGCTCTCGAAGGCGTTGCGGGCTCACGGGTTCCGATTCGTCGGTCCCACGACGATGTACGCCCTCATGCAGTCCGCCGGGCTCGTCGACGATCACGTCGCCGGATGCTGGCGTGCCGCCGAGGCGGCCGTCGGCGCGTAG
- a CDS encoding DUF5684 domain-containing protein, translating into MHDDDLVNPVLPPEFMALFFGTFFVSFLLIAALVYAVQAIALMFFFTKVGVEQWKAWVPFYNVWVWLEVGGQPGWLALLGLIPGGSIVTFVFLCIGM; encoded by the coding sequence ATGCACGACGACGACCTGGTGAACCCGGTGTTGCCTCCGGAGTTCATGGCGCTGTTCTTCGGCACCTTCTTCGTGTCGTTCCTTCTCATCGCGGCGCTCGTCTACGCGGTGCAGGCGATCGCCCTGATGTTCTTCTTCACGAAGGTCGGCGTCGAGCAGTGGAAGGCGTGGGTGCCGTTCTACAACGTCTGGGTCTGGCTCGAGGTGGGCGGGCAACCCGGCTGGCTCGCCCTGCTCGGGCTGATCCCCGGCGGCAGCATCGTCACGTTCGTCTTCCTCTGCATCGGCATGTAA
- a CDS encoding AAA family ATPase yields the protein MAGLPGAGKSTIAALVGRRLGVATVSVDPLESAILTAGIDPDQPTGLAAYLVAETLADAILAAGQTVIVDAVNAVGPAREQWVRLAAKHKVPLRFVEIECSDPEVHRRRLEKRRRNLAHLAEPTWHAVEQSLEEYAEWSGEAALAPRVTLDSVHPIDANAERAIAFVTD from the coding sequence ATGGCGGGTCTGCCCGGCGCGGGCAAGAGCACCATCGCGGCCCTCGTGGGGCGCCGGCTCGGCGTGGCGACCGTCTCGGTCGATCCGCTCGAGTCGGCGATCCTCACCGCGGGCATCGACCCGGATCAGCCGACGGGGCTCGCGGCGTACCTCGTTGCCGAGACCCTCGCCGACGCGATTCTCGCGGCCGGGCAGACGGTCATCGTCGACGCGGTCAACGCCGTCGGTCCCGCCCGTGAGCAGTGGGTGCGTCTCGCCGCGAAGCACAAGGTGCCGCTGCGATTCGTCGAGATCGAGTGCAGCGACCCGGAGGTCCACCGGCGCCGGCTCGAGAAGCGGCGCCGGAACCTCGCGCACCTCGCCGAGCCCACCTGGCACGCCGTCGAGCAGAGTCTCGAGGAGTACGCGGAATGGTCGGGTGAGGCCGCGCTGGCCCCGCGGGTGACCCTCGACTCCGTGCATCCGATCGACGCGAACGCGGAACGCGCGATCGCCTTCGTGACGGACTGA
- a CDS encoding YaaA family protein: MFLILPPSETKRDGGVAESSLDLAALSFPELTRERRAALAALARVSRNATTAAAALKLGPTQRFEIDRNRNIRHSPVMPAIDRYTGVLYDALDAASLGAPERGFAGRHVVVHSALFGLVGALDPIPAYRLSHDSRLPDLVLRRHWATGVSARLAEHDGVVLDLRSEGYVALGPAPVRPDAAYVRVVTETPDGTRKALNHFNKSGKGRFTRAVLDSGIVHADLASLIEWAPSAGFRLTPSGAGVLDLVV, translated from the coding sequence ATGTTCCTGATCCTTCCTCCCTCCGAGACCAAGCGCGACGGGGGAGTCGCCGAGTCGAGCCTCGACCTGGCCGCGCTGAGCTTTCCGGAACTCACCCGGGAACGCCGCGCCGCCCTCGCGGCCCTCGCCCGGGTGAGCCGGAACGCGACGACCGCCGCCGCGGCGCTCAAGCTCGGCCCGACGCAGCGGTTCGAGATCGACCGCAACCGGAACATCCGCCATTCGCCGGTGATGCCGGCGATCGACCGGTACACGGGTGTGCTCTACGACGCCCTCGACGCCGCCTCGCTCGGCGCCCCGGAGCGCGGGTTCGCGGGGCGTCACGTCGTCGTGCACTCGGCGCTCTTCGGACTCGTCGGCGCCCTCGACCCGATCCCGGCGTACCGGTTGTCGCACGACTCGCGATTGCCCGACCTCGTGTTGCGTCGTCACTGGGCGACGGGCGTCTCCGCCCGGCTCGCCGAGCACGACGGCGTCGTGCTCGACCTCCGCTCGGAGGGCTACGTCGCCCTCGGGCCGGCGCCCGTGCGACCGGACGCGGCCTACGTGCGTGTCGTGACCGAGACGCCGGACGGCACCCGCAAGGCGCTCAACCACTTCAACAAGTCGGGCAAGGGCCGCTTCACGCGAGCCGTGCTCGACTCCGGTATCGTTCATGCGGACCTGGCGTCGCTGATCGAGTGGGCGCCGTCCGCGGGGTTCCGGCTCACGCCGAGCGGTGCGGGTGTGCTCGACCTCGTGGTCTGA